In Embleya scabrispora, the DNA window TTCCAAAAGCGCACGCCGGTGATGAGGCCGGCCCGGTCGGGCTGGAACTTGACGCCGAGTTCGGTGGCGGCGGTGTCCGGGTCCGGTCCGGCCGAGGGTTGGTCGGTCGGCGCCCACAGGGTGCATGGACACGTGACGGGTTGCGGTGGGCCGCCGAGGGTGACGGTGACGCCCGCCGACGGGGTCTCGGTACGGGCGCTGTCGTCGGTGGCCCGGGTTTTGATGGTGATCGAGCCGCCGGCGCCGGTGGTGAAGACGTAGGTCCAGTTGTCCCGGCCGGTGGTGGCGGGGTGCCAGGTCGCGCCGTTGTCGACGGAGACCTCGACGCCGCCCACCCGGCCGCCGGTGTCGGTCGCGGTGCCGGTGATGGTGACGTTGGAATTGGTGGGCAGGCTGCCGCCGTTGGTCGGCGCGGTGATGGTCGAGGTGGGCGGCGTGGTGTCGGTGCTCTGGGTCGCGGCGACCATGCCGCTCATCGGCGTGCCCGGCTGTACGCCCATGTCGGCGAACAGGTTGATCGTGGCCTGCTGCATCGCGGTGTCCACGGTGCCGTTCGCGCCGACTCGGTACACGTCCAGGCCCCAGGCCCACTGCACGGTGCCCGCGCCGAAGACGAGGACGCCGCTGGGCGCGCGGTACAGGGTCAGGCTGTGTGTGGAACTGCCGTCGGCGTACGTCGAACCCTGGTCCTGGATCACCGACATGCCGGACTTGACCGTGGTGGACAGGCGGATCAGGCCCGCGGGTCGGGCGCCGTTGTCCAGGTCGGAGTCCCACTCGTAGCCCAGCGTGCCGCTGCCGAGGGTGGTCTGCGCGGTGAGGCCGAGGGTGGCCAGGCGGGTGTTGCGCCACAGGCGCATCCGCCCGTCGGCGCCGTTGGCATTCATGTCGGTCGTGCAGCAGTTGACCGTGAAGATGGTCCCGGTGACGTTGTTCTCGGGGCGACCGCCGTCACCCGGTGGCGAAAAGCGCGGGTCGCGCCAGGTGCCGGTCCACATGCTCGGGCCCAGCGGGTCGATCGACTGGTTCGCGTGGGTGTCCTTGTAGGCGACCAGGGTGCGGTGGTCGGAACCGTTGCCGTTGATCCCGCCGTTTTCCCAACGGGTCTTCCAGAACATCTCGTTGCCGGAGAAGAAGGCGAGGTTGACGCCCGCGTCCCGGGCCGCCTCGACGTTGGCGCGTTGTGGGCCGGACCAGTATTCGTCGTGGCCGACGGACAGGAACACCTTGTGGTTCTTGATCAGTTGGCCGCGTCGGTCGGTGTCGACGCCGGTCGTGTAGGAAACGTCGTAGCCATTGCGTTCGATGAAGCGCAACATCGCGAACTCGGCGTTGAACAGCGAGTCCTCGGGATTGTCGGCGCGTGTGGTGAACGGCCGGTTGTAGCTGACCTTGTAGGCGCGCCCCACCGGTTGTCCGGTGTACAGGTCGTTGCCGCCGTAGGCGTTGTACGCCTGCCACGTGGTGTCGGAGGACTGCATCAGCAGTGCGGAGTGCGACGCGTCGTTGCGGACGATGAACGGGATCTGACTGGAACCGGAAGTGCCGTCGGTGCGGGTGGGTTTGGCGATGTAGTAGCCGGATACCGCGTCGGTGGGCACGGTCCAGGACGCGGAGTCGATCCAGTTCGAGCAGTCGATCAGGCCGGTCACCTGGTTGTCGATGTCGCAGTCGTCCTGCCGCTTGGGCGTCGTGGCGGAGGCCGGGATCGTGTAGACCTTGCGCGCGCCGTTGCCGTTGTACCAACCCAGTCGGTAGATGTCGACGCGGTAGGAGCTCGCCGTGGTGTCGATCTTGAACTTGATCTGGCCGCCGGCGTTGACGCTGATGTCCGTGGAGTAGCCCTGGATGGAGTTGCTGCCGG includes these proteins:
- a CDS encoding DUF4082 domain-containing protein, with translation MKIPRPRLRRATIPTLFALLLALTVAAPETPKAAAGPCDAPVANAIACENSKTGNPRTEWDVSGAGSNSIQGYSTDISVNAGGQIKFKIDTTASSYRVDIYRLGWYNGNGARKVYTIPASATTPKRQDDCDIDNQVTGLIDCSNWIDSASWTVPTDAVSGYYIAKPTRTDGTSGSSQIPFIVRNDASHSALLMQSSDTTWQAYNAYGGNDLYTGQPVGRAYKVSYNRPFTTRADNPEDSLFNAEFAMLRFIERNGYDVSYTTGVDTDRRGQLIKNHKVFLSVGHDEYWSGPQRANVEAARDAGVNLAFFSGNEMFWKTRWENGGINGNGSDHRTLVAYKDTHANQSIDPLGPSMWTGTWRDPRFSPPGDGGRPENNVTGTIFTVNCCTTDMNANGADGRMRLWRNTRLATLGLTAQTTLGSGTLGYEWDSDLDNGARPAGLIRLSTTVKSGMSVIQDQGSTYADGSSTHSLTLYRAPSGVLVFGAGTVQWAWGLDVYRVGANGTVDTAMQQATINLFADMGVQPGTPMSGMVAATQSTDTTPPTSTITAPTNGGSLPTNSNVTITGTATDTGGRVGGVEVSVDNGATWHPATTGRDNWTYVFTTGAGGSITIKTRATDDSARTETPSAGVTVTLGGPPQPVTCPCTLWAPTDQPSAGPDPDTAATELGVKFQPDRAGLITGVRFWKDAANTGTHTGTLWSASGTRLATATFGNETASGWQQVTFGQPVAVTAGTTYVASYLAPNGRYSADQGGLSTAHIRGPLTAPASNAVGGNGVYRYGTGFPTSTWNDSNFWVDPVFTTTNGGPTGNPPVVTATVPASGESFAPVGGNITATFDAAVQPATIVWTIDRGESGRVTGTASYNATTRVAAFDPTTDLIPGATYSVALSGAQAADGTPMATKYWSFTTAGSTPPPTCNPSCTIWPATATPAVLSDTDTAGMQLGVKFRTTVPGKITGLRFYKGPGNTGTHTGTIWTAAGTVMTSATFTGETASGWQQVNFAQPVVIAANTTYVASYHAPVGRYSSTEGGLTAAAGTGPITASASGTVGGNGVYTTGTGFPTDTWNDSNYWVDVVFTTN